The proteins below come from a single Rosa rugosa chromosome 2, drRosRugo1.1, whole genome shotgun sequence genomic window:
- the LOC133734291 gene encoding ABC transporter G family member 26 — METRKQDEIGEDMSLSPPTIGSMQIAGGSSFGHNIDFMSQAYVRNRYSEIDIEDETSIANKDGPLPIFLKFEDVEFKVRNSKASSNMVKAMVSKVASQLHIESNYKQILKGITGSIGPGEILALMGPSGSGKTTLLKVIGGRLLDNVKGKVTYNDIPYNPVLKRRIGFVTQDDVLFPQLTVEETLVFSAFLRLPGSMSRQEKYARVETIMKELGLERCRHTRIGGGFVKGISGGERKRTSIGYEILVDPSLLLLDEPTSGLDSTSANRLLMILQGLAKGGRTIITTIHQPSSRMFHMFDKLLLIAEGYPVYYGKAGESLEYFSALRFVPQIPMNPAEFLLDLATGQINDISFPQDLLLPQGQGTLDSEKAVIKYLQLKYKSQLETKEKEENHRGRKAPEHLRLAVQVKKDWTISWGEQFMILFKRTFRERCRDYFDKLRLVQAVGVAILLGLLWWKSKTDTEAHLRDQVGLMFYICIFWTSSSIFGAVYVFPFEQIFLVKERKADMYRLSVYYVCSTLCDMIAHVFYPTFFMLILYFMAGFKNTVPCFFLTLFAILLVAITSQGAGELFGALILSIKRAGMVASLILMLFLLTGGYYVQHIPKFMQWLKYLSFMWYGFRLLLKVQYSGDDLYECESIGGCRPLQSSPTFEMVNLDGGMKEVWVLLAMAICYRICAYFCLRKRISVSNM, encoded by the exons ATGGAAACTAGAAAACAGGATGAAATTGGGGAGGACATGTCATTGTCACCACCAACAATTGGGTCTATGCAAATTGCAGGGGGCAGTAGCTTTGGCCACAACATAGACTTCATGTCTCAAGCTTATGTTAGAAATAGGTACTCTGAGATAGATATAGAAGATGAGACTTCCATTGCCAACAAAGATGGCCCTCTTCCCATTTTTCTCAAG TTTGAAGATGTGGAGTTTAAGGTAAGAAACAGCAAAGCTTCTAGCAACATGGTGAAGGCAATGGTATCAAAAGTAGCGTCGCAGCTGCACATAGAAAGTAATTACAAGCAGATATTGAAGGGGATAACAGGAAGCATTGGACCGGGTGAAATTCTTGCCTTGATGGGTCCTTCTGGTAGTGGGAAGACAACATTATTGAAAGTGATAGGAGGAAGATTACTAGACAATGTCAAAGGCAAAGTAACGTATAATGACATTCCATATAATCCAGTTCTCAAGAGGAG GATTGGATTTGTGACACAAGATGATGTGCTGTTCCCACAATTAACAGTGGAAGAAACCTTGGTTTTCTCTGCATTTTTACGGCTTCCAGGCAGCATGAGCCGACAAGAAAAGTATGCAAGAGTGGAGACGATTATGAAGGAGCTTGGTCTCGAAAG ATGTCGTCACACAAGAATAGGGGGAGGATTTGTCAAAGGGATATCAGGAGGAGAAAGGAAAAGAACCAGTATCGGTTATGAAATTCTTGTAGATCCTTCATTGTTGTTGCTTGATGAACCAACTTCAGGCCTTGATTCTACCTCAGCCAATAGGCTCCTTATGATTCTTCAAGGACTTGCTAAG GGTGGAAGAACAATAATCACAACTATTCACCAGCCGTCAAGCAGAATGTTTCATATGTTTGACAAACTTTTGCTGATAGCAGAAGGATACCCGGTGTACTATGGAAAGGCCGGAGAGTCTTTGGAGTATTTTTCGGCTTTGAGATTCGTACCGCAAATACCTATGAACCCTGCAGAGTTTTTGCTTGATTTAGCCACTGGACAAATTAATGACATTAGCTTTCCGCAAGATCTACTATTACCTCAAGGGCAAGGAACACTAGACTCTGAGAAGGCTGTGATCAAA TACCTACAACTCAAGTACAAAAGCCAGCTGGAGACTAAGGAAAAGGAAGAGAATCATCGAGGGAGAAAGGCACCCGAACATCTTCGACTAGCTGTTCAGGTTAAGAAAGATTGGACAATCTCTTGGGGTGAACAGTTCATGATATTGTTCAAGAGAACATTTAGAGAAAGGTGCAGGGACTATTTTGATAAGCTAAGATTGGTTCAAGCGGTTGGAGTTGCTATCTTATTGGGACTTCTTTGGTGGAAATCAAAGACTGACACTGAGGCTCATCTCCGAGATCAG GTTGGCTTAATGTTCTACATCTGCATTTTCTGGACATCTTCATCAATTTTTGGAGCAGTATACGTGTTTCCATTTGAACAAATCTTCCTGGTCAAAGAAAGGAAAGCAGACATGTATCGATTGAGTGTGTACTATGTGTGCAGCACTCTCTGTGATATGATAGCACATGTATTCTACCCCACATTTTTCATGTTGATTCTTTACTTCATGGCTGGATTCAAGAACACAGTTCCTTGCTTCTTCCTCACATTGTTTGCCATTTTATTGGTAGCTATCACAAGCCAA GGAGCAGGAGAGCTTTTTGGAGCTCTAATTTTAAGTATTAAAAGGGCTGGAATGGTTGCCTCATTGATACTAATGCTGTTTCTTCTAACTGGAGGCTATTATGTACAG CACATACCAAAATTCATGCAGTGGTTGAAGTACTTATCGTTTATGTGGTACGGCTTCAGGCTTCTACTCAAAGTCCAGTATTCTGGAGATGACTTGTACGAGTGTGAGAGCATAGGAGGGTGCAGACCTCTGCAGAGTTCACCAACATTTGAGATGGTGAACTTGGATGGTGGCATGAAAGAAGTCTGGGTTTTGCTGGCAATGGCTATATGTTACAGAATCTGTGCTTACTTTTGCCTTCGGAAGAGAATTAGCGTAAGCAATATGTGA